Proteins from a single region of Weeksella virosa DSM 16922:
- a CDS encoding T9SS type A sorting domain-containing protein, which yields MKRFYLLKLICFVLVVTSTISYAQIIPIGVENLKPRFTNTSGLFTQEVNPEYGIGSSVAQDGTGYYASDDFLLPQTAKISSMEFVGYQMRDNLENLYNGAVLYIYEDDNGKPAGIPGKTGTPVYTLDLAKDDPNLTFTKVESLVYSFLVQTPDFTAQANKKYWVVFAPKVNFSVKFDYWEMWNWFNSINFSGSDAMNIDPDNFFGAGLTYWLSITEMTGGEFGDALKGMAMNLNGESLATNEISMNNDGVVYPNPAVDNINIRIGKQNSVNKLEIFDTNGRLVKTVENSTSADVSNLVPGVYTVTITFGDGNRVTKKLIKK from the coding sequence ATGAAAAGATTTTATTTATTGAAGTTGATATGCTTTGTACTCGTTGTTACATCGACTATCAGTTATGCTCAAATCATACCAATTGGGGTAGAAAATTTGAAACCACGTTTTACCAATACATCAGGGCTATTTACACAAGAAGTGAATCCTGAATACGGAATAGGCTCTTCGGTTGCACAAGACGGAACTGGTTACTATGCTTCCGATGATTTTCTACTTCCACAGACAGCAAAGATCAGTAGTATGGAGTTTGTAGGTTATCAGATGCGAGATAATCTAGAAAATCTATACAACGGTGCTGTTTTGTATATCTATGAGGATGATAATGGGAAACCTGCAGGAATTCCTGGTAAGACGGGAACACCTGTATATACATTGGATCTTGCTAAAGATGATCCTAATCTTACATTTACCAAAGTAGAGTCACTGGTCTATAGTTTCTTGGTTCAAACGCCAGATTTCACGGCACAAGCTAATAAAAAATATTGGGTAGTGTTTGCTCCTAAAGTAAATTTCAGTGTAAAGTTTGACTATTGGGAAATGTGGAACTGGTTTAATAGTATCAATTTCAGTGGTAGTGATGCTATGAACATAGATCCTGATAATTTTTTTGGTGCAGGATTAACGTACTGGTTGTCTATAACAGAAATGACCGGTGGTGAATTTGGTGACGCACTAAAAGGAATGGCAATGAACCTGAATGGCGAATCTTTGGCAACCAATGAAATATCGATGAATAATGATGGTGTTGTCTATCCGAACCCTGCGGTTGATAACATAAACATTAGAATTGGTAAACAAAACTCTGTAAATAAGCTTGAGATTTTTGATACCAATGGGCGTCTTGTGAAGACGGTAGAAAACTCTACTAGTGCAGATGTCTCGAATTTAGTTCCTGGGGTGTATACTGTTACGATTACTTTTGGTGACGGAAATCGTGTTACCAAAAAACTGATCAAAAAGTAA